CAATATTTTTCTATAATTTCATAATTAAGCAAACAAGTTTGCTTCGTTAGGCATTGTTCCGTGAATCCACTTGCACTTGGAGAAACTTAGAGGAATTTTGACTTAGATGGAATTTTAGCACTTCAACCCATGTCAATCTCATTTAGTGGCAAGGACCAAAGAAGGCCCTAATGGGCCACACTAGATTAGCAAATTTAAACATCCGCCATAGGACGGGATAGAGTTGGGGTTGTTCCCGTTTGGGCCACAAAATTGGCGTTTCTTAACCTGACTGGCCTAGGCTCATTATCGAAAAAacggaaaaaaaaaaaaaaaaaaaaaacccgacCGATCTCAAAGCAGGCAACACGAGGCTGCAACCTCACCGAGCATTCTCAACAGCGTTCCCTTGTCCGCTCGGTCGCCGCAGATCCGCCGCCGATGGGCTGCCTGCTCGCCCTCACCGACGACCTCCTCGCGGAGGTCCTCGCCCGCGTACCATCTCCAGCGGACCTCGCGCGCGCCTCCGCGTCCTGCGCCTCGCTCCGCCGCGTCGCCACCTCCGCGCGGTTCCTCCGCCAGTTCCGCTCCCTCCACGCGCCGCCCCCGCTCGGCGTCTTCTTCCCCGACGGCGCCGCCTTCTACCCGGCCCTCCCGCCGAACCCCACGGCCCCCGCCGCGCGCGCGCTCGCCCACGCCGCCGACTTCTCCTTCGCCTTCCTCCCGGCCCCCGCGCGCGCGTGGCTCGTCCGCGACCACCGCGACGGCCGCTTCCTCCTCGACCGCGCCGCGCCCGCCGGCTCCACGGCCTTCACCGAAATCGCCGTCTGCGACCCGCTCTTCCGCCGCCACATCCCGCTCCCGCCCATCCCCGCCGACCTCGCCGCCTCCGTCGAGAACCCCTACCTCCAGCGCGGCGGGGACGAGGGGCTGCCGCACTCCCGCAGCAACGAGATCTTCCTCGCTGCTCCCCGCCGCACTTCCGACAACGACAACAGCTCCTCGCCCCCCTTCGCCGTCATCTGGATGGCGTGCTGCCGGGGGAAGCTGGtggccttctccttctcctccgaATCTCAGCACTGGCACACCCTCTCACCACCCGTGCACCAGGCTCTGAGCATGCGGAGAGTCATGGGCGTTCGCCTGGGACAGCGCAACCACGCTCACGGCTGTTTCTACTGGATGATCACTCTCACGCGGAGGTGGCTCGTGCTGGACACCCGCAGAATGGAGTTCTCCATCCTCGACATTTCGCCCGTCCTGCTAGGCCGCACCATGATGTTCAGCAACCAGATCACCACCCTCGAGTCGGAACAAGGCAGGACTACCGTCGTGGTCTCGGACCTTTTCCGGGCGGATAAGAGATGCGTCCTGTACTTCTACACGTTCATGTCCTTCACTGACCGGTGGCAGCTGCAGCACAAAATCACATTGCCTGAGGAATGGGGGGACCGGTTTCGGGGCATCATAGGAGCATTTGAGCAGCGCTTATTCATAAAGCTTGATCACCCAAAGGAGAACTTGGGAGATCCGGTTGAGCAGAATGTCACCTACTTTTGGTTCGACGTCAAAACTATGGAGGTTGGTAGGTTCACTGAGATAAGTTCTGCTACCGTGAACGAAGCCTACCTTTACACTGGATTTGCCCCGTCACTCTCGCTTCCTAGCATCTGATGTGGTAAGTCTGTGACGATGTAATATTTTTGTTTGATGATACGGTCATGTTTCCTGGAGATCATGTTTATCCTGATATTATAAAAttcttcttcacataaaatatgATAGGTTGCTCGAGATCTTAGATACAGTAATTCAGTGTTAGTGAGCATGCTTCGATATTCTAATTATCAGTTGCAAATGTGAAGGCGTCATTTTCATCATCTTGTAAGACATTGAATCTGCTAATATTGGTGCTGCTAGCAAGATTGTTTCCACCCTCATTAGTGTGGCACTTCTTGGCATTTCATGATTTACTTTATCTAATTCGATTACAACCAGAACCAGCATTTAGTTCCATTCTAGAATTGTACTATCCATGGTAGTTGATGCTAGGTACAAAAGCCTTCCAAATTTATTTTTGTAGGCTTTCAGGTTTTTAACCATTACGTTGGGTTGTTTACAGGTTCTATGTTGCTAGGGTTGATCGATCTCTTATTGACACACAAAGTCCTACTGTAGACCGATTTCTGGATTCGCTGGCTCCTTGCAGCAGGAGAAGGGTACATGAGTAATGTGTCACACTTTAGTGCCTCGTTTTCTCAGGTACTAGTATTCTTGTATCACTTCAACTGTTATGGGCAATCGCTGAAGTCTTAGAAGCTGGGAGTAGAAGAGGATTTGGATGGATCATTTTATGTTTTATTCTTCATACCAGCACTGATGTGTCTGGACGTTATTGTAGGAGTTTGGTCACAAGTAGAGACTGGTTGAGGCCATTGTTCATGGCTTCATCAATCTGGATTCTGTCAGGTGTTCATGCATGCGAATTTCAGCTCTATGCAGTAGTTGTTACTTGCAGTTTTGCTTTCAACTATTAGATTTGCGGAGGTTCTATGTTGTATGTTGTGCTTTTGTTAAATTGTGGTATCATATGGTTTCCAGATACACCTTAAATTGTTCTTCTTTGGAGGTTAGTGCTGTAATGTGCATACTTTAACCTGAAATTCCAGAGTTATTAGTaactactccctctgtcccatatAAGATATTATTACAACCAATATCGAGGGAATAATTAATAAGGCCATTTATTTCTAGTTGAGGGCTACATTATAACCTATGTTCACTTAATATTCATGGGCACTCCACTCGGACAGGGAAACCATGCATAATGGTGCTTCTACAGATTATTCCTCTCGTGCAGAAGTGTACTGCAATAGACACCCAAAGAATGGGATTCACCATCTTGAATATCCCATGTATTGTGTCGGGCTATGTAATTGTAGTGTCAGGAGAAAATCATCACGGATGTAATCTCTGACTTCTTCCAGCTGGAGAAAGCATGTCTATTTTTTCTATACATACATCCACAGGtctgccaagtggcatttgcaGAATGTGATCACATTGCCTTGGGAATGGCGACTCTAATTCTGGGCATCAGACAATCTAATTAAGAAGAGCGTGGAAGATCCTGGTAAATGTTTTTGGCTCAATGTTTGTAAGGTCTACAATTAGATTCCCCATCATTATTACTCTTTAGTTTATGATGTCGTAAGCTTTatttgttccttttcttctctttcacatgctttaTTGATATTATAATGTGACCTTATACTCAGCGTTTGTATCTTTTCATTTATTATATTCATTACTTCATGATCTTAGTTAAAATAGTGCTGCTGAACTATAAATCTT
This region of Lolium perenne isolate Kyuss_39 chromosome 2, Kyuss_2.0, whole genome shotgun sequence genomic DNA includes:
- the LOC127331253 gene encoding uncharacterized protein, which encodes MGCLLALTDDLLAEVLARVPSPADLARASASCASLRRVATSARFLRQFRSLHAPPPLGVFFPDGAAFYPALPPNPTAPAARALAHAADFSFAFLPAPARAWLVRDHRDGRFLLDRAAPAGSTAFTEIAVCDPLFRRHIPLPPIPADLAASVENPYLQRGGDEGLPHSRSNEIFLAAPRRTSDNDNSSSPPFAVIWMACCRGKLVAFSFSSESQHWHTLSPPVHQALSMRRVMGVRLGQRNHAHGCFYWMITLTRRWLVLDTRRMEFSILDISPVLLGRTMMFSNQITTLESEQGRTTVVVSDLFRADKRCVLYFYTFMSFTDRWQLQHKITLPEEWGDRFRGIIGAFEQRLFIKLDHPKENLGDPVEQNVTYFWFDVKTMEVGRFTEISSATVNEAYLYTGFAPSLSLPSI